A single genomic interval of Vulpes lagopus strain Blue_001 chromosome 19, ASM1834538v1, whole genome shotgun sequence harbors:
- the SELENOT gene encoding thioredoxin reductase-like selenoprotein T, translated as MRYLLVLLLAASAVIRGDASANLGGVPSKRLKMQYATGPLLKFQICVSUGYRRVFEEYMRVISQRYPDIRIEGENYLPQPIYRHIASFLSVFKLVLIGLIIVGKDPFAFFGMQAPSIWQWGQENKVYACMMVFFLSNMIENQCMSTGAFEITLNDVPVWSKLESGHLPSMQQLVQILDNEMKLNVHMDSIPHHRS; from the exons ATGAGGTATCTGCTCGTTCTCCTGCTGGCGGCGTCGGCGGTGATCCGGGGCGATGCGTCGGCCAACCTGGGCGGCGTGCCTAGCAAAAGATTAAAGATGCAGTACGCCACGGGGCCGCTGCTCAAGTTCCAGATTTG TGTTTCCTGAGGTTATAGGCGGGTGTTTGAGGAGTACATGCGGGTTATAAGCCAGCGGTACCCAGACATCCGCATTGAAGGAGAAAATTACCTCCCTCAACCCATATATAG acACATAGCATCTTTCCTGTCAGTCTTCAAACTAGTATTAATAGGCTTAATAATTGTTGGCAAGgatccttttgctttctttggcaTGCAAGCTCCTAGCATCTGGCAGTGGGGCCAAGAAAATAAG gtCTATGCATGTATGATGGTTTTCTTCTTGAGCAACATGATTGAGAACCAGTGTATGTCAACAGGTGCATTTGAGATAACTTTGAAtg atgtGCCTGTGTGGTCTAAGCTGGAATCTGGTCACCTCCCATCCATGCAACAGCTCGTTCAAATTCTTGACAATGAAATGAAGCTCAATGTGCATATGGATTCAATCCCACATCATCGATCATAG